The Triticum urartu cultivar G1812 unplaced genomic scaffold, Tu2.1 TuUngrouped_contig_5716, whole genome shotgun sequence genome contains a region encoding:
- the LOC125529597 gene encoding probable peptide/nitrate transporter At3g43790 isoform X2 → MTGSGREAPLLRVRKVYHERCPGCRQERKTQADHRIPYTEFLYIWIACLCAALPIQSLFPYLYFMIRDLEVAKQEQDIGFYAGFVGAAYFLGRTISAVPWGIFADKYGRKPCIVISILSVIVFNTLFGLSTTYWMAIVTRGLLGLLCGILGPIKAYASEVCRKEHQALGISLVTSSRAIALVIGPAIGGFLAQLAYHCIDRRSRISTDKGTTHDTNADRREHGVRSRKTRDAQPEEKIQHS, encoded by the exons ATGACCGGATCAGGCCGAGAGGCGCCATTGCTCCGCGTCAGGAAGGTGTACCATGAACGATGCCCCGGATGCAGACAGGAGAGGAAGACGCAGGCCGACCACCGGATACCCTACACGGAGTTCCTCTACATTTGGATCGCATGCTTGTGTGCCG CTCTACCGATCCAGTCACTGTTTCCCTATCTATACTTCATG ATTAGGGACTTGGAAGTCGCAAAGCAAGAGCAAGACATTGGGTTCTATGCTGGTTTTGTTG gggctgcttatttccttggAAGAACCATCAGTGCTGTGCCATGGGGCATTTTTGCTGACAAATATGGGAGGAAGCCTTGCATTGTTATCAGTATCCTCTCAGT GATCGTATTTAACACCCTTTTCGGCCTTAGCACGACTTACTGGATGGCAATTGTAACTAGGGGGCTACTTGGGTTACTCTGTGGTATATTAGGACCAATCAAG GCCTATGCTTCAGAAGTCTGCAGAAAAGAGCACCAAGCACTAGGAATTTCTCTT GTTACATCTTCACGAGCAATAGCTCTTGTTATTGGACCAGCCATTGGAGGATTTCTTGCACAG CTTGCGTATCATTGCATTGATAGAAGGAGCAGAATAAGTACAGATAAGGGTACAACACATGACACGAACGCAGACAGGCGTGAACATGGTGTCCGGAGCAGAAAGACAAGGGATGCTCAGCCCGAAGAGAAGATACAACACAGCTAG